One part of the Streptomyces sp. NBC_00286 genome encodes these proteins:
- a CDS encoding PP2C family protein-serine/threonine phosphatase: protein MATLTHSARTGRPPTTRREPWTERGDAVKGRRPVAGPGEVETGGRSVAYLRTLVQALPVLLIIAGVCYDLLTPPPFTAVPFFTVAPLIAAPLSTFANTLRTGVVSVAALSLLHIRGDFDAGAATEVATAAAVAVLALAINRLVRRSDQRLASAREIAEAAQRAVLPEPAERIGGLDIAARYEAAQADAFIGGDLYAVQDTPHGVRLIVGDVRGKGMGAVAAVAVLIGAFREAAEQEATLEAVAQRLERALVREAARRGGLEAFEGFTTAVLAEIPHADAVVRLVHRGHPGPLLLYGDGSLDTLKDEDPALPLGMGELGPWPDRAQEVPFPGGATLLFYTDGVTEARDRHGVFFDPADRLAGRTFHGPRALLATLVEEVVRHTGVGGATDDMALLAVRRP from the coding sequence ATGGCTACGCTCACCCACTCGGCCCGCACAGGTCGCCCCCCGACCACCCGCCGGGAACCCTGGACGGAGCGCGGTGACGCGGTGAAGGGCAGGAGACCAGTGGCGGGGCCCGGAGAAGTGGAGACTGGCGGACGGAGCGTCGCGTACCTCCGCACCCTCGTCCAGGCCCTCCCGGTGCTGCTGATCATCGCGGGGGTCTGCTACGACCTCCTCACCCCTCCTCCCTTCACCGCGGTGCCCTTCTTCACGGTCGCTCCGCTCATCGCCGCGCCCCTCTCCACCTTCGCCAACACGCTGCGCACCGGAGTCGTGTCCGTCGCCGCCCTCTCCCTGCTGCACATCAGGGGCGACTTCGACGCGGGCGCCGCCACCGAGGTGGCCACCGCGGCCGCCGTCGCCGTGCTGGCGCTCGCCATCAACCGCCTCGTACGCCGCAGTGACCAACGTCTCGCCTCTGCCCGCGAGATCGCGGAGGCGGCCCAGCGCGCCGTACTGCCCGAACCGGCCGAACGGATCGGCGGGCTCGACATCGCGGCGCGGTACGAGGCGGCTCAGGCGGACGCGTTCATCGGGGGCGATCTGTACGCCGTGCAGGACACCCCGCACGGCGTACGGCTCATCGTCGGCGACGTACGCGGGAAGGGCATGGGCGCGGTGGCGGCCGTGGCCGTGCTCATCGGGGCCTTCCGGGAGGCCGCCGAGCAGGAGGCGACCCTGGAGGCGGTGGCGCAGCGGCTGGAGCGGGCGTTGGTGCGCGAGGCCGCCCGGCGCGGCGGCCTCGAGGCGTTCGAGGGCTTCACCACCGCCGTACTGGCCGAGATCCCGCACGCCGACGCCGTCGTACGCCTCGTCCACCGCGGCCACCCGGGACCGCTCCTGCTCTACGGCGACGGCTCGCTGGACACGCTGAAGGACGAGGACCCCGCACTGCCGCTCGGGATGGGCGAGTTGGGCCCGTGGCCCGACCGGGCGCAGGAGGTCCCGTTCCCCGGCGGAGCCACCCTGCTCTTCTACACGGACGGGGTGACCGAGGCCCGGGACCGGCACGGCGTCTTCTTCGACCCGGCGGACAGACTCGCGGGCCGGACCTTCCACGGACCCCGGGCGCTGCTCGCCACGCTCGTGGAGGAAGTCGTACGGCACACGGGAGTCGGCGGCGCGACGGACGACATGGCGCTGCTGGCGGTCCGGAGACCGTGA